A stretch of the Gossypium hirsutum isolate 1008001.06 chromosome D07, Gossypium_hirsutum_v2.1, whole genome shotgun sequence genome encodes the following:
- the LOC107953925 gene encoding ATP-dependent Clp protease proteolytic subunit 3, chloroplastic: MEMSLTQIAKPPPCLVNKNSLFTNKNRVKSTVKALRNSYPKRATVSSNWDVSNLSPLSSSSTTPTWFPRFEELDTTNMLLRQRIIFLGSQVDDMTADLIISQLLLLDAEDSEKDIKLFINSPGGSVTAGMGIYDAMKMCKADVSTICLGLAASMGAFLLATGTKGKRFCMPNSRVMIHQPLGTAGGKATEMSIRIREMVYHKVKLNKILSRVTGKPEEQIEVDTDRDNFMNPWEAKEYGLIDGVIDDGKPGLVAPIADAAPPPKTRVWDLWKVEGSKKAKKNLPTEHKMLQNGHTGGQEKKEAAPL; the protein is encoded by the exons ATGGAGATGAGTTTAACCCAAATAGCCAAGCCACCACCATGTCTTGTTAATAAAAATTCTCTTTTTACAAACAAAAATAGAGTAAAATCCACTGTAAAAGCTTTAAGGAATTCATATCCAAAAAGAGCAACAGTATCCAGTAATTGGGATGTCTCTAATTTATCCCCTCTTTCTTCATCTTCAACAACTCCAACTTGGTTTCCCAGATTTGAAGAGCTTGACACTACCAACATGCTTCTTCGTCAAAGGATTATATTTTTGGGTTCTCag GTGGATGACATGACAGCAGACTTGATTATAAGTCAGCTATTACTTCTCGATGCTGAAGACTCTGAGAAAGACATAAAATTGTTCATCAATTCACCCGGCGGCTCTGTCACTGCTG GAATGGGAATATACGATGCCATGAAGATGTGCAAAGCAGATGTTTCGACTATTTGTCTAGGGCTAGCTGCATCAATGGGTGCGTTTCTCTTGGCTACCGGTACAAAAGGGAAGAGGTTTTGCATGCCTAATTCGAGAGTGATGATTCATCAACCACTTGGAACTGCTGGAGGCAAA GCAACAGAGATGAGCATACGGATAAGGGAAATGGTGTACCATAAGGTTAAGTTGAACAAGATTTTATCAAGAGTTACAGGAAAGCCCGAAGAACAG ATCGAAGTAGATACAGACCGGGATAATTTCATGAATCCTTGGGAAGCCAAGGAATATGGTCTAATCGACGGAGTTATAGACGATGGCAAGCCAGGGTTAGTTGCTCCAATTGCAGATGCAGCACCGCCACCGAAGACCCGGGTTTGGGATTTGTGGAAAGTTGAAGGGAGCAAGAAAGCAAAGAAGAATTTGCCTACAGAACATAAAATGCTACAGAATGGTCATACAGGTGGCCAGGAAAAGAAAGAAGCTGCTCCTTTATGA
- the LOC107953923 gene encoding methionyl-tRNA formyltransferase, translating to MYSTSMLRRFFFFNAAASSSSITPSSSTTTITSKKKSLVFLGSPQVSATVLDALFNASAAPSSSFEVTAIVTQPPSRRDRGRKVMPSPVAQYALDRGFPSDLIFTPERAGEETFLSNLRALQPELCITAAYGNILPAKFLNIPPLGTVNIHPSLLPLYRGAAPVQRALQDGVKETGVSLAFTVRALDAGPVIARERVEVDDQIKAPDLLALLFSEGSKLLICKLPSIFDGSAKVNAEPQDDSKVTLAPKISPEESWLSFDEEALILHNKVRAFAGWPGTRAKVLVIDDESSNNHNILELKIITTRVGSNDKIRDNDVHDIAFIKDALVFPCGGRTDLEVLEVQLPGKKVTSAAAFWNGLRGQKLKTL from the exons ATGTATTCAACCTCAATGCTACGtcgtttcttcttcttcaatgcAGCAGCATCATCGTCTTCAATAACACCTTCTTCTTCTACTACTACTATTACTTCCAAGAAAAAATCACTTGTCTTCTTGGGTTCCCCTCAG GTCTCTGCAACAGTTCTTGATGCTCTCTTCAATGCTTCTGCTGCACCAAGTTCTTCTTTTGAG GTCACAGCAATTGTTACTCAGCCGCCTTCTAGAAGAGATAGGGGCAGAAAGGTGATGCCGTCACCGGTGGCACAATATGCTCTTGATAGAGGCTTTCCTTCTGATCTCATCTTCACACCCGAACGTGCTGGAGAG GAGACCTTCTTGTCCAATTTACGAGCTTTGCAGCCTGAACTTTGCATCACAGCAGCCTATGGGAATATTTTACCCGCCAAGTTTCTCAACATTCCACCATTAG GAACGGTCAACATTCACCCGAGTCTACTACCATTGTACCGTGGTGCTGCTCCTGTTCAAAGAGCACTTCAG GATGGTGTTAAAGAGACCGGAGTCTCATTAGCATTTACCGTACGTGCCTTAGATGCTGGACCTGTCATTGCCCGTGAAAGAGTAGAAGTTGATGACCAAATCAAG GCACCGGATCTGCTAGCATTACTATTTTCTGAAG GGTCTAAACTTCTTATCTGTAAACTTCCTTCCATATTTGATGGATCTGCTAAAGTGAATGCCGAACCTCAAGATGATTCTAAAGTTACATTGGCTCCAAAG ATAAGTCCTGAAGAATCATGGTTATCCTTTGATGAAGAAGCTTTAATTCTACATAATAAG GTTCGTGCATTTGCAGGTTGGCCAGGAACCCGAGCTAAAGTTTTAGTCATTGATGATGAAAGTAGCAACAACCATAATATCCTCGAACTTAAAATCATCACCACAAGAGTAGGGTCTAATGATAAAATCCGGGACAATGATGTACATGACATTGCTTTCATCAAGGATGCATTGGTATTTCCCTGTGGAGGACGTACAGATCTTGAG GTATTGGAAGTTCAACTTCCTGGTAAGAAGGTGACATCTGCAGCTGCCTTTTGGAATGGTTTACGTGGTCAAAAGCTAAAGACATTATAA